The Arachis hypogaea cultivar Tifrunner chromosome 14, arahy.Tifrunner.gnm2.J5K5, whole genome shotgun sequence genome has a segment encoding these proteins:
- the LOC112741674 gene encoding chitinase-like protein 2, with product MKKMNNNKIPTTSWVLMLLFVFGTTLVCVVNAQSSVKPVVKIVKGKKLCDKGWECKGFSAYCCNETISDFFQTYQFENLFAKRNSPVAHAVGFWDYQSFITAAALYQPLGFGTTGGKLGGMKEVAAFLGHVGSKTSCGYGVATGGPLAWGLCYNKELSPDKYYCDDYYKLTYPCTPGAAYYGRGAIPIYWNYNYGKIGEALKVNLLDHPEYIEQNATLAFQAAIHTWMTPPDKHIPSPHDAFHANWKPTKNDTLAKRVPGFGATINVLYGDQVCGQGSDGDDMNNVISHYLYYLDLMGVGREEAGPHDVLSCAEQKPFKSAGPPSSSTT from the exons ATGAAGAAGATGAACAATAacaagattccaacaacatcatgGGTTTTGATGTTGTTGTTTGTTTTTGGAACAACGTTGGTGTGTGTGGTTAATGCACAATCATCGGTGAAGCCGGTGGTGAAGATAGTGAAGGGGAAAAAGCTTTGTGACAAAGGGTGGGAGTGTAAGGGTTTCTCTGCTTATTGTTGTAACGAGACAATCTCTGATTTCTTCCAAACTTACCAGTTTGAGAACCTCTTTGCAAAGAGGAATTCCCCGGTGGCGCATGCCGTCGGTTTCTGGGATTACCAGTCATTCATCACGGCCGCCGCGCTGTACCAGCCTCTTGGGTTCGGGACCACCGGTGGAAAGCTTGGTGGCATGAAGGAGGTTGCTGCTTTTCTTGGTCATGTGGGAAGCAAGACTTCTT GTGGATATGGGGTGGCAACAGGGGGACCCTTAGCATGGGGATTATGTTACAACAAGGAACTGAGTCCAGATAAATATTACTGTGATGACTACTACAAGTTGACCTATCCATGCACCCCTGGCGCCGCTTATTATGGCCGTGGCGCCATCCCTATTTACTG GAACTACAACTATGGAAAAATAGGAGAAGCCCTAAAGGTGAATCTATTGGACCACCCAGAATACATAGAGCAAAATGCCACGCTGGCATTCCAAGCAGCAATACACACGTGGATGACCCCACCAGACAAGCACATTCCTTCACCACACGATGCCTTTCATGCCAACTGGAAGCCAACTAAGAATGACACGTTGGCAAAGCGGGTCCCAGGTTTTGGTGCCACAATCAATGTTCTCTACGGTGACCAAGTTTGTGGCCAGGGTTCTGATGGTGATGACATGAACAACGTTATTTCTCATTACCTCTATTATCTTGATCTCATGGGTGTTGGCCGAGAAGAAGCTGGGCCCCATGATGTCCTCTCTTGTGCTGAGCAAAAGCCCTTTAAGTCCGCTGGGCCTCCATCTTCTTCAACAACTTGA